One window from the genome of Epinephelus moara isolate mb chromosome 21, YSFRI_EMoa_1.0, whole genome shotgun sequence encodes:
- the LOC126408813 gene encoding guanine nucleotide-binding protein G(I)/G(S)/G(O) subunit gamma-5-like, translated as MSGSSNLVAMKKVVQQLRFEASINRVKVSQAAADLQQFCMQNALQDPLLTGVSSSTNPFRPQKVCSFL; from the exons ATGTCGGGCTCGTCTAATCTCGTAGCCATGAAGAAAGTGGTACAGCAGCTCCGTTTCGAGGCGAGCATAAACAGAGTGAAG GTCTCTCAGGCAGCTGCGGACCTTCAACAGTTTTGCATGCAGAACGCCTTGCAGGACCCTCTGCTCACAGGTGTGTCCTCCAGCACCAACCCTTTCAGGCCGCAGAAGGTCTGCTCCTTCTTGTGA
- the fuz gene encoding protein fuzzy homolog, whose product MMLQHGSTQLLCLTASSGVPLFTRGASKQLPFSVIGSLNGVHMFGGGQGVVLSCCETEGGGKVVWRVFQDSVMLIAVSGGAQGGAGSSSKEEEVCLQRLLENVWSCMVLVLGQDELTSVRNVERLKRDLRSCFSLIDQLLEEKQEGILGNLTHCADSLLPPSPTLVLEAVDGFAQAADSEFGCLMVHGRIAAATEKWWRLAPQEVVLLSALIRSLSASGSASCDYPVFLPQGSPTVAHRLLRFQLLPGADVCVLCGPTPSLHRAESGLVGRFWTPLVETLRDCLAVGERCLPGSVSLRPDVLALLLINRETRRSVSCVRMSTNHPLSDLPLPSKARCWELLKLFYVFSTTRYFNQEETLSVSPDESAQRGNTDDFVLGFSHQPLQCYLVTEECKSYGLQTPQHQLFLLTPLSVPTFALRMVATQTLSDIVAATGF is encoded by the coding sequence ATGATGCTCCAGCATGGGTCAACACAGCTCCTCTGCCTCACAGCCAGCAGCGGGGTCCCTCTCTTCACCAGAGGAGCCTCCAAACAGCTGCCCTTCTCTGTCATCGGCTCCCTGAATGGTGTCCACATGTTCGGGGGTGGTCAGGGAGTAGTGTTGTCCTGCTGTGAGACTGAAGGTGGAGGCAAAGTGGTGTGGAGAGTGTTCCAGGACAGTGTGATGCTCATCGCTGTGAGTGGAGGTGCACAAGGTGgtgcaggcagcagcagcaaagaggaggaggtctgTTTACAGCGCCTCCTGGAGAATGTGTGGAGCTGCATGGTGCTGGTGTTGGGGCAGGATGAGCTGACCAGTGTCAGGAATGTTGAGAGGCTGAAGAGGGACCTGCGGTCCTGCTTTAGCCTCATTGATCAGCTGTTGGAGGAGAAGCAAGAGGGCATCCTGGGTAACCTGACCCACTGCGCTGACTCACTGCTGCCTCCGAGCCCCACTCTTGTTCTGGAGGCTGTGGATGGCTTCGCTCAGGCTGCAGACAGTGAATTTGGCTGCCTCATGGTCCATGGACGGATAGCTGCAGCTACTGAGAAGTGGTGGCGCCTGGCACCACAGGAAGTTGTGCTGCTCTCTGCTTTGATACgatccctctctgcctctggaTCAGCCTCTTGTGATTACCCTGTTTTCCTTCCTCAGGGCAGCCCCACCGTGGCCCACCGCCTGCTCCGCTTCCAGCTGCTCCCTGGGGCAGATGTGTGCGTGCTGTGCGGCCCAACCCCGTCACTGCACAGAGCCGAGAGTGGGTTAGTGGGTCGTTTTTGGACACCCCTGGTGGAGACCCTGAGGGACTGCCTGGCTGTCGGAGAGCGCTGCTTACCAGGATCTGTATCCCTGCGCCCTGATGTGCTGGCACTTCTTCTCATCAACCGTGAAACACGACGCTCAGTCTCCTGTGTACGAATGTCCACTAATCACCCACTCAGTGACCTCCCTTTACCCTCCAAGGCCCGCTGCTGGGAGCTACTGAAGCTCTTCTACGTCTTCAGCACAACACGCTACTTCAACCAGGAGGAGACGTTGTCCGTCTCCCCAGATGAGAGTGCtcagagaggaaacactgacGACTTTGTCCTTGGATTCTCTCACCAGCCACTGCAGTGCTATCTGGTTACAGAGGAGTGCAAGAGCTATGGACTTCAGACGCCACAGCACCAGCTCTTCCTGCTCACGCCACTGTCAGTGCCCACCTTTGCACTGCGTATGGTGGCCACACAGACTCTCTCTGATATAGTTGCAGCCACTGGGTTTTAA